In the genome of Flavobacterium panacagri, one region contains:
- a CDS encoding RNA polymerase sigma factor: protein MADLHTPDALLVKNYVEGSEAALATLIKRHESKIYGFIYSKIADRDISNDIFQDTFIKVIKTLKSNSYNEEGKFLPWVMRISHNLIVDHFRKTKKMPMYRETEEFSIFSIMSDDALTIEGKMIVDQVELDLKKLIEELPEDQKEVLVMRMYQDMSFKEISEITGVSINTALGRMRYALMNLRKIIEKHQIILTN, encoded by the coding sequence ATGGCTGATCTGCATACTCCAGACGCTCTATTAGTGAAAAATTATGTTGAAGGCAGTGAAGCTGCTCTTGCAACATTAATTAAAAGGCATGAATCTAAGATATATGGTTTCATATATTCTAAGATTGCTGATAGAGATATTTCAAATGATATTTTTCAAGATACATTTATTAAAGTAATCAAAACTTTAAAAAGCAATTCTTATAACGAAGAAGGTAAATTTCTGCCTTGGGTAATGCGTATTTCTCATAACCTGATCGTGGATCACTTCCGTAAGACTAAGAAAATGCCAATGTATAGAGAAACAGAAGAGTTTTCTATTTTCTCTATCATGTCAGACGATGCTTTGACTATAGAAGGCAAAATGATAGTGGATCAAGTTGAACTTGATTTAAAAAAGCTAATTGAAGAACTTCCAGAGGATCAAAAAGAAGTTTTGGTAATGCGTATGTATCAAGATATGAGTTTTAAAGAAATCTCAGAAATTACTGGTGTCAGCATCAATACAGCATTAGGAAGAATGCGTTATGCATTAATGAATTTGAGAAAAATAATTGAAAAACATCAAATTATTTTAACCAACTAA
- a CDS encoding tetratricopeptide repeat protein, which yields MKKNIRMLSCLLLISVGMFAQKDRIKEAQSLYDKGKSEESLAILNKTEYLILNASNEDKSDYYFLKGNVLKDLALKNVDAANNFTLASQAYQDVFLYENESGKFKSTVKASMALKDMKAGLVNGAMADFKAGKFKESADKSYKVYLFDKKDTLNLWNAASSSMNGKEYSAAITYYELLKKINFTGKGVLYLATNKKTKEEDAFISPKAREYAIQQGLYEKPRTESVPSKKVEVNNNLAYSYLERKEYQKAEAAYNYVLELNPNFIDAYINLAYLKLQIKKDLTDEIAALGTSKAEMQKYDKLSSVKDDVTRSAIPYLKKVLAIEPKNQDATKVLLGVYRALDMTAEYNALKAGM from the coding sequence ATGAAAAAGAACATTAGAATGCTATCCTGCTTATTACTAATAAGTGTAGGTATGTTTGCACAAAAAGACCGAATTAAAGAAGCGCAATCTTTGTATGATAAAGGAAAAAGCGAAGAATCTTTAGCTATTTTAAACAAAACAGAATATCTCATCTTAAATGCCTCAAACGAAGATAAATCGGATTACTATTTTTTAAAAGGAAATGTTTTAAAGGATTTAGCTTTAAAAAATGTCGATGCGGCCAATAATTTTACTTTAGCCTCTCAGGCTTATCAAGATGTGTTCCTATATGAGAATGAATCTGGTAAATTTAAATCGACTGTTAAGGCTAGTATGGCTTTAAAAGATATGAAAGCCGGCTTGGTCAATGGCGCAATGGCAGATTTTAAGGCTGGTAAATTCAAAGAAAGTGCCGATAAAAGTTATAAAGTGTATTTGTTTGATAAAAAAGACACACTAAACTTATGGAATGCTGCCTCTTCATCCATGAATGGAAAAGAGTATAGTGCGGCAATTACGTACTATGAATTATTAAAAAAGATCAATTTTACTGGAAAAGGAGTTCTGTATTTGGCTACTAACAAGAAAACAAAAGAAGAAGATGCTTTTATTTCTCCGAAAGCCAGAGAATATGCTATTCAACAGGGACTTTACGAAAAACCAAGAACAGAATCGGTTCCATCTAAAAAAGTGGAGGTTAATAATAATTTAGCTTATTCTTATCTAGAAAGAAAAGAGTATCAGAAAGCTGAGGCAGCCTATAATTACGTATTAGAATTAAATCCTAATTTTATAGATGCCTATATTAATCTAGCTTACTTGAAATTGCAGATTAAAAAAGATTTAACAGATGAAATTGCGGCTTTAGGAACTTCTAAGGCAGAAATGCAGAAATATGATAAGTTAAGCTCTGTAAAAGATGATGTAACAAGAAGTGCAATCCCATACTTGAAAAAGGTGTTGGCCATAGAACCTAAAAATCAAGATGCAACCAAAGTGTTATTAGGAGTTTATAGAGCTCTGGATATGACTGCCGAATACAATGCTTTGAAAGCAGGAATGTAG
- a CDS encoding endonuclease III domain-containing protein, producing the protein MNKEARVQFVIDKLKELYPTIPVPLDHKDPYTLLIAVLLSAQCTDVRVNQITPLLFAKADNPYDMVKMSIEEIKEIIRPCGLSPMKSKGIHGLSEILIEKHNGEVPQSFEALEALPAVGHKTASVVMSQAFGVPAFPVDTHIHRLMYRWNLSNGKNVAQTEKDAKRLFPRDLWNDLHLQIIWYGREYSPARGWSLEKDIITKTVGKKSLIEELEKTVSKK; encoded by the coding sequence ATGAATAAAGAAGCTCGTGTGCAATTTGTTATTGACAAATTAAAAGAACTCTATCCTACTATACCTGTCCCTCTTGATCACAAAGATCCTTATACACTTCTAATTGCAGTTTTGCTGTCTGCACAATGTACTGATGTACGTGTCAATCAAATTACGCCATTGTTATTTGCAAAAGCCGACAATCCTTATGATATGGTTAAAATGTCGATAGAGGAAATTAAAGAAATTATTCGTCCATGTGGCTTGTCACCAATGAAATCGAAGGGAATTCACGGCTTATCTGAGATTTTGATTGAAAAACATAACGGAGAAGTTCCGCAGAGTTTTGAAGCTCTTGAAGCTTTGCCTGCTGTTGGTCATAAAACGGCAAGCGTAGTAATGTCTCAGGCTTTTGGAGTTCCAGCATTTCCAGTTGACACACACATTCACAGATTAATGTACCGATGGAATTTATCGAATGGAAAAAACGTAGCACAAACAGAAAAAGATGCCAAAAGACTGTTTCCAAGAGACTTGTGGAACGATTTACACCTTCAGATTATTTGGTACGGACGTGAATATTCGCCGGCACGCGGTTGGAGCTTAGAAAAAGATATTATTACTAAAACGGTTGGAAAAAAATCTCTGATTGAAGAGCTGGAAAAAACGGTTTCAAAAAAATAA
- the bcp gene encoding thioredoxin-dependent thiol peroxidase yields the protein MTTLKAGDKAPNFSGTDQDGKAHKLADYAGKKLVVFFYPKASTPGCTAEACDLRDNFERFKANNYELLGVSADSQKAQLKFKDKYEFPFPLIADEDKSVINDFGVWGPKKFMGKEYDGIHRTTFVIDEKGIIEEVIEKVKTKEHTSQILK from the coding sequence ATGACAACATTAAAAGCAGGAGATAAAGCACCCAATTTTTCAGGAACAGATCAGGATGGAAAAGCACATAAACTAGCAGATTACGCTGGGAAAAAGCTAGTAGTTTTCTTTTATCCAAAAGCAAGTACGCCGGGCTGTACCGCCGAAGCTTGTGATTTAAGAGATAATTTTGAGCGTTTTAAAGCCAATAACTACGAACTTTTAGGCGTAAGTGCTGATAGCCAGAAAGCACAATTAAAATTTAAAGATAAATACGAGTTTCCTTTCCCGTTAATTGCAGATGAAGATAAATCAGTGATAAATGATTTTGGAGTTTGGGGGCCAAAGAAATTTATGGGAAAAGAATACGACGGAATTCACAGAACTACTTTTGTAATCGACGAAAAAGGAATTATCGAGGAAGTAATCGAAAAAGTAAAAACAAAAGAACACACTTCGCAGATTTTGAAATAG
- a CDS encoding TonB-dependent receptor, with protein sequence MGTEIKLKGDKVIEQIPSIKDKALRINLNENIYGTFAEIGAGQETVRHFFRSGGSSGTIAKAMSAYDKDFSDAVYGAENDGRYVTEERLKKMLTHEGQIIEERLSREKHPTKLFFSYANTVATIDFAKQFKGHGWVGIRYQIEPDEAYNEIILHIRFKETDARLQQETLGILGVNLIYGAFYKYNDPKRLLRYLYDHLDKDQLEIDTINFSGPRFADVDNRLMSLQLVKNGMTDAVMFNPEGKNILPAAILYKKNLLALRGSFRPVTKVNMDMYEKSLEMFLKENKVEKNNTLVVFEITLSNLRSDGEIDERDFMDRAELLCSLGQTVMISNFQEYYKVVEYFANYTKARMGLAMGVNNLVDIFDEKYYRHLSGGILEAFGKLFYRDMKVFLYPMLDENGELMNSNNLKVHPRMKELYKFFKFNGKVVDIEDYDPTILDVFSREVLKMINQGKTGWEPMLPPGIPEIIKEHHLFGYHPQKELEQNI encoded by the coding sequence ATGGGTACAGAAATAAAACTCAAAGGTGACAAGGTCATCGAACAGATTCCTTCTATAAAAGACAAAGCTTTACGCATTAATTTAAACGAGAATATTTACGGAACATTTGCTGAAATTGGCGCTGGACAAGAGACAGTTAGACATTTTTTCAGATCCGGAGGTTCATCAGGAACGATAGCAAAAGCAATGTCTGCCTATGACAAAGATTTTAGTGACGCTGTTTATGGTGCTGAAAACGACGGTAGATATGTTACCGAAGAACGTTTGAAAAAAATGCTGACACATGAAGGTCAGATTATCGAAGAACGTTTGAGCAGAGAAAAACACCCAACAAAACTTTTCTTCAGTTACGCTAACACGGTTGCTACAATAGATTTTGCCAAACAATTCAAAGGTCACGGCTGGGTTGGAATTCGATACCAAATTGAACCAGACGAAGCCTACAACGAAATTATTCTTCACATTCGTTTTAAAGAAACCGACGCAAGATTACAACAAGAAACACTTGGAATTTTAGGTGTAAACTTAATTTACGGTGCTTTTTACAAATACAACGATCCAAAACGATTACTTCGTTACTTATACGATCACTTAGACAAAGATCAATTAGAGATCGATACCATTAACTTTTCCGGTCCGCGTTTTGCTGACGTTGACAACCGTTTGATGAGTTTGCAGTTGGTTAAAAACGGAATGACAGATGCCGTAATGTTTAATCCTGAAGGGAAAAACATTTTACCTGCAGCAATCTTATACAAAAAGAACCTTTTGGCTTTAAGAGGAAGTTTTCGTCCGGTTACAAAAGTAAACATGGACATGTATGAGAAGTCATTAGAAATGTTTCTTAAAGAAAATAAGGTTGAGAAAAACAATACACTAGTTGTTTTTGAAATTACACTTTCTAACTTACGTTCGGATGGTGAAATTGACGAACGTGACTTTATGGATAGAGCCGAATTACTTTGTTCGCTTGGACAAACCGTAATGATTTCGAATTTCCAGGAATATTACAAAGTGGTTGAATACTTTGCTAATTATACTAAAGCTCGTATGGGACTGGCAATGGGTGTAAATAACCTTGTTGATATTTTTGACGAGAAATATTATCGTCATTTAAGTGGTGGAATCTTAGAAGCTTTCGGAAAATTATTCTATCGTGATATGAAAGTTTTCTTGTATCCGATGCTAGATGAAAATGGTGAATTAATGAATTCAAACAACTTAAAAGTTCATCCGCGAATGAAAGAATTGTACAAGTTCTTTAAATTCAACGGAAAAGTAGTTGATATTGAAGATTACGATCCGACTATTCTTGATGTTTTCTCTAGAGAAGTTCTTAAAATGATTAATCAGGGAAAAACGGGCTGGGAACCAATGCTTCCTCCTGGAATTCCAGAAATCATCAAAGAACATCATCTTTTTGGATATCATCCGCAGAAAGAATTAGAACAAAATATATAA
- a CDS encoding MBL fold metallo-hydrolase has protein sequence MKVYFLGTGTSQGIPIIGIDHPVCKSTDAKDKRLRVSIWITWDEHSYVIDCGPDFRQQMLSCGCRKLDAILFTHEHADHTAGLDDIRPFNFRQGEIPIYGHQRVLDNLRRRFDYVFETVNKYPGAPSVKTIEVENNIPFAIGDKTAIPINVMHGELQVFGYRIDDFAYLTDVKTIDSTETEKLKGLKVLVVNALRVEPHDTHFNLQEALDFINLVKPEKAYLTHISHVLGFHEEVQKQLPENVFLAYDNLEITI, from the coding sequence TTGAAGGTTTATTTTTTAGGTACAGGTACTTCTCAGGGTATTCCGATTATCGGGATCGATCATCCAGTTTGTAAAAGCACTGATGCTAAGGATAAAAGGCTTCGTGTATCCATCTGGATTACATGGGACGAACATTCTTATGTAATAGATTGCGGTCCTGATTTCAGACAGCAGATGCTTTCCTGCGGGTGCAGAAAACTGGATGCAATTCTTTTTACGCACGAGCATGCAGATCATACTGCGGGCTTAGATGATATTCGTCCATTTAATTTCAGACAAGGCGAAATTCCGATTTACGGACACCAGCGTGTTTTGGATAATTTAAGACGTCGTTTCGATTATGTTTTTGAAACGGTAAATAAATATCCCGGAGCGCCAAGCGTAAAAACGATCGAGGTTGAAAACAATATTCCGTTTGCGATTGGAGATAAAACGGCTATTCCAATAAATGTAATGCATGGTGAATTGCAGGTCTTTGGTTACCGAATAGACGATTTTGCCTATTTGACAGATGTAAAAACAATCGATTCAACCGAAACAGAAAAGCTTAAAGGTTTAAAAGTTTTGGTTGTAAATGCTTTACGTGTTGAACCTCATGATACTCATTTTAATCTTCAGGAAGCGCTTGATTTTATAAATCTTGTAAAGCCTGAAAAAGCTTATTTAACGCATATCAGCCACGTTTTAGGTTTTCATGAAGAAGTACAGAAACAACTTCCGGAAAATGTTTTTCTGGCTTACGATAATTTAGAAATTACCATTTAA
- a CDS encoding alpha/beta hydrolase, whose translation MNLSLEYKIQEPKVILDKNPLLLLLHGYGSNEADLFSFASELPDNYYVISARAPYDLQYGAYAWYAINFDADQNKFSDNEQAKTSRDIIANFIDELVVHYPIDANNVTLIGFSQGSILSYATALSYPEKIQRVVAMSGYFNEEIIKEGFENNDFTNLKIFASHGTVDQVIPIEWARKTPAILEKLNIPVTYKEYPVGHGVAPQNFFDFKNWLAL comes from the coding sequence ATGAATCTATCTTTAGAATATAAAATACAAGAACCAAAAGTAATTTTAGACAAAAACCCGCTTTTATTGTTATTACACGGATACGGAAGCAACGAAGCCGATTTATTTTCTTTTGCCTCCGAACTTCCTGATAATTATTATGTAATTTCAGCAAGAGCACCTTACGATTTGCAATACGGAGCTTACGCGTGGTACGCCATTAACTTTGATGCAGATCAAAACAAATTCTCTGACAATGAACAAGCAAAAACTTCAAGAGATATTATTGCTAATTTTATTGACGAATTAGTAGTACATTATCCAATTGACGCCAACAATGTAACTTTAATCGGATTCAGCCAAGGATCTATTTTAAGTTATGCAACAGCTCTTTCATATCCTGAAAAAATCCAGAGAGTTGTGGCAATGAGTGGTTATTTTAATGAAGAAATCATCAAAGAAGGTTTTGAAAATAATGACTTTACAAACTTAAAAATATTTGCTTCCCACGGGACTGTAGATCAAGTTATTCCGATTGAATGGGCTAGAAAAACTCCTGCGATTTTAGAAAAACTAAACATTCCGGTTACTTATAAAGAATATCCAGTTGGACATGGTGTTGCTCCGCAGAATTTCTTTGATTTTAAGAATTGGTTAGCTTTATAG